The following are from one region of the Haloactinomyces albus genome:
- a CDS encoding aminodeoxychorismate/anthranilate synthase component II, whose translation MRVLVVDNYDSFVYNLVQYLAQLGADCVVRRNDVVTDAEVAEADGVLLSPGPGTPQRAGRSMELVENCAQQRKPMLGVCLGHQALGAAWGGTVEQAPELLHGKTSEIDHAGGGVFAGLPQPFIATRYHSLIVRADTVPGEFEVTGRTESGIVMGMRHRRLPLEGVQFHPESVLTEGGHRMLANWMTDAGYPADEHTVAELERGMREVAAGALR comes from the coding sequence GTGCGCGTACTGGTGGTCGACAATTACGACAGCTTCGTCTACAACCTGGTGCAGTACCTCGCCCAGTTGGGCGCCGACTGCGTCGTGCGCCGCAACGATGTGGTCACCGACGCCGAAGTTGCCGAAGCGGACGGTGTGTTGCTCAGTCCCGGCCCGGGCACGCCGCAGCGTGCGGGCCGCTCGATGGAGCTCGTCGAGAACTGTGCACAGCAGCGCAAACCCATGCTCGGAGTGTGCCTGGGCCACCAGGCGCTGGGCGCGGCCTGGGGCGGCACCGTCGAGCAGGCCCCGGAGCTGCTGCACGGCAAAACCAGTGAGATCGACCATGCCGGTGGTGGTGTGTTCGCAGGCCTGCCGCAGCCGTTCATCGCCACGCGCTATCACTCGCTGATCGTCCGTGCGGACACGGTGCCCGGCGAGTTCGAGGTCACCGGCCGTACCGAGTCCGGGATCGTGATGGGGATGCGGCATCGTCGGCTGCCGTTGGAGGGGGTGCAGTTCCACCCCGAGTCGGTTCTGACCGAGGGCGGGCATCGGATGCTGGCGAACTGGATGACCGATGCCGGCTATCCGGCCGATGAGCACACCGTCGCCGAACTCGAACGCGGCATGCGCGAGGTCGCCGCGGGCGCTCTACGGTAA
- a CDS encoding class E sortase: protein MGSPESPAAPPGRRGERVRSATRVVGEVVMTLGIVILLFVVYEVYVTNWFSARKQTEATKRLHHRWENTPPRQSPEKPKAGRGFAQLYIPSFGPDYRYTIMQGTDQDTLATGPGHYMDTALPGERGNFAVAGHRIGRGAPFGDLNLLDSCDALVVETASQWYVYRVLPMRDEVAGWASRGGDPSPGAETPDPAPPADGAAQRCTGVAPIGGPYRGVVGRRIVQPDRGEVILPVPGKPDAGVPPERRTRLITLTTCHPRFSAEKRLIVHGVLTKRYPKVPSRPQLRPPELEQSEQGEE from the coding sequence GTGGGTTCGCCCGAATCCCCCGCGGCGCCGCCGGGTCGGCGAGGAGAGCGTGTCCGTTCCGCCACGCGCGTGGTCGGTGAGGTGGTGATGACGCTCGGCATCGTCATTCTCCTCTTCGTGGTCTACGAGGTATACGTCACGAACTGGTTCTCGGCTCGCAAGCAGACCGAGGCCACCAAGCGGTTGCACCATCGCTGGGAGAACACACCACCCCGGCAGTCACCGGAGAAACCGAAGGCAGGCCGGGGGTTCGCACAGCTGTACATCCCGTCCTTCGGGCCGGACTATCGGTACACCATCATGCAGGGCACCGATCAGGATACCCTGGCGACCGGGCCGGGGCACTACATGGATACGGCGCTGCCGGGAGAGCGCGGCAACTTCGCGGTCGCGGGCCATCGGATCGGGAGGGGAGCGCCGTTCGGCGACCTCAACCTGCTGGATTCCTGTGATGCCCTCGTCGTCGAGACCGCATCGCAGTGGTATGTCTACCGCGTCCTGCCCATGCGGGACGAGGTGGCCGGCTGGGCCTCTCGAGGAGGAGACCCCTCTCCGGGGGCGGAAACTCCGGACCCGGCACCCCCGGCCGATGGTGCGGCGCAACGATGTACGGGGGTGGCTCCGATCGGGGGGCCGTACCGGGGAGTGGTCGGCAGGCGCATCGTGCAGCCCGACCGGGGGGAGGTCATCCTGCCCGTGCCGGGTAAGCCGGATGCCGGGGTGCCTCCCGAGCGACGGACCCGGTTGATCACGCTGACCACCTGCCACCCGCGCTTTTCGGCGGAGAAACGTCTGATCGTCCACGGTGTGTTGACCAAGCGCTACCCGAAGGTGCCGTCGCGTCCGCAGCTGCGGCCGCCGGAGTTGGAGCAGTCGGAGCAGGGGGAGGAGTGA
- the crgA gene encoding cell division protein CrgA, with protein MPKSKVRKKDSSTPPVDRHTPVKAKSAGPSHPIYVGVMLGMMLLGLLWLVVNYLAGPKIPFMAELGAWNFAIGFAFMIIGLLMTMRWR; from the coding sequence ATGCCCAAGTCCAAGGTCCGCAAGAAGGATTCCTCCACCCCACCCGTCGACCGGCACACACCGGTGAAGGCGAAGTCGGCCGGACCGTCACATCCGATCTACGTCGGCGTGATGCTGGGCATGATGCTGCTGGGACTGCTCTGGCTGGTGGTCAACTACCTGGCAGGCCCGAAAATCCCGTTCATGGCCGAGCTCGGAGCGTGGAACTTCGCGATCGGATTCGCATTCATGATCATCGGGCTGCTCATGACCATGCGTTGGCGCTAG
- a CDS encoding PH domain-containing protein encodes MKSDSVSRAWSTPAALAGFGWVLTIAAVLWWLGTPDATDRLFVGILVLVLAAVSAYASLVRPRLEADTDGVTVRSLRGTHSWPWQQVRVLVRHNQRFGRTVETLELEVPEQHRAGGLIVLTKLELGADARDVADQLGRIRP; translated from the coding sequence GTGAAATCCGACTCCGTCTCCCGCGCATGGTCGACTCCGGCGGCTCTCGCCGGTTTCGGATGGGTTCTCACCATCGCCGCGGTGCTATGGTGGCTGGGCACGCCGGACGCCACCGACCGTCTCTTCGTGGGCATCCTCGTACTCGTGCTCGCTGCCGTGTCGGCCTACGCCAGTCTCGTACGGCCCCGGCTGGAAGCCGATACCGACGGTGTCACCGTGCGATCTCTGCGTGGAACCCACAGCTGGCCCTGGCAACAGGTACGGGTGCTGGTGCGACACAACCAGCGCTTCGGGCGCACTGTCGAGACACTCGAGCTGGAGGTTCCCGAGCAACATCGCGCAGGCGGGCTGATCGTCCTCACCAAGCTCGAACTCGGCGCGGACGCACGCGATGTCGCCGACCAACTCGGCCGTATTCGCCCGTGA
- a CDS encoding rhomboid family intramembrane serine protease, with the protein MRHPVTVAGARLSTKPVVVPVLIAINVLVHALTSLQAGNPMENFRSSLFQWWSLWPLPVADGQWWRLLTSGFLHIGLLHLLVNMVALWIIGRDLEMVLGRIRFASVYLLSLLGGSTAVFLFGGLINPVAGASGAVYGLMGGIAVAAFRLKLNLRPILMIIGINIVLTLSIPGISLLGHLGGLVLGLASTAALLYAPASRRTVWQFGALAGLLVVLVAVLVTRDLQLGNVV; encoded by the coding sequence ATGCGGCATCCCGTGACCGTCGCCGGGGCGCGGTTGTCGACCAAACCGGTGGTCGTGCCGGTGCTCATCGCGATCAACGTGCTGGTGCACGCGCTCACCTCGCTGCAGGCGGGCAATCCGATGGAGAACTTCCGGTCGAGCCTGTTCCAGTGGTGGTCGCTGTGGCCTCTCCCGGTGGCCGATGGCCAGTGGTGGCGGTTGCTCACTTCCGGGTTCCTGCATATCGGCCTGCTCCACCTGCTGGTCAACATGGTGGCGTTGTGGATCATCGGCCGGGATCTGGAGATGGTCCTGGGCCGAATCCGATTCGCCTCGGTCTACCTGCTGTCGCTGCTGGGCGGGAGTACGGCCGTGTTCCTGTTCGGTGGGTTGATCAACCCGGTCGCCGGTGCCTCCGGTGCGGTGTACGGGTTGATGGGCGGTATCGCCGTCGCGGCGTTCCGGCTGAAGTTGAACCTGCGGCCGATCCTGATGATCATCGGTATCAACATCGTGTTGACCTTGAGCATCCCGGGGATTTCCCTCCTCGGGCATCTCGGGGGTCTCGTGCTCGGGCTGGCTTCGACGGCCGCGCTGCTGTACGCCCCTGCCTCGCGTCGTACCGTGTGGCAGTTCGGTGCGCTTGCGGGGCTGCTGGTGGTGCTGGTGGCCGTGCTGGTCACCCGTGATCTCCAGCTCGGCAATGTCGTGTGA
- a CDS encoding peptidylprolyl isomerase yields the protein MAEDNGSLVGTTLTATLQTTQGDIRVNLFPNQAPKTVANFVGLAEGTIEYSEPNARGERSGPFYDGVIFHRVIDGFMIQTGDPTGTGRGGPGYQFADEFHPELQFDRPYLLAMANAGPNTNGSQFFISVAPTSWLNYKHSIFGEVADQESRDVVDAIAHTATGQQDRPVNDIVIEKVTVNRGGES from the coding sequence GTGGCTGAAGACAACGGATCGCTCGTTGGGACGACATTGACCGCGACCCTGCAGACAACGCAGGGGGACATCCGCGTCAATCTCTTCCCGAACCAGGCGCCCAAGACCGTCGCCAATTTCGTGGGTCTCGCCGAGGGAACCATCGAATACAGCGAACCGAACGCGAGAGGTGAGCGTTCGGGGCCGTTCTACGACGGGGTGATCTTTCACCGGGTCATCGACGGCTTCATGATTCAGACCGGGGATCCGACGGGCACCGGCAGGGGTGGCCCCGGGTATCAGTTCGCCGACGAATTCCATCCGGAACTGCAGTTCGACCGGCCCTATCTGCTGGCGATGGCCAACGCGGGTCCGAATACCAATGGCTCGCAGTTTTTCATCTCGGTGGCTCCGACGAGCTGGCTGAACTACAAGCACTCGATCTTCGGTGAAGTGGCGGACCAGGAGTCCCGCGATGTGGTGGACGCAATCGCGCACACCGCCACCGGTCAGCAGGACCGCCCGGTCAACGACATCGTGATCGAAAAGGTCACGGTGAACCGCGGCGGCGAATCCTGA
- a CDS encoding SRPBCC family protein, which produces MSEIGPDASYDIHASVHVEATPHEVYAVASDITRMGEWSPETEGCEWVSGRPGVLGSRFHGHNRVGADTWTTECEVVAAEPGRRFAWAVLSTAADNRTSVWSFEIASNGYRCLLTQRYIMRSMPEGLRRIMAELPAEKAETFLADRRTQLQLALQQTVEGIKKAAENR; this is translated from the coding sequence ATGAGCGAGATCGGTCCCGATGCGAGTTACGACATCCACGCATCAGTGCACGTTGAGGCAACACCGCACGAGGTGTACGCAGTTGCCAGCGATATCACGCGGATGGGCGAGTGGAGCCCGGAGACCGAGGGCTGTGAATGGGTCAGTGGACGCCCGGGAGTCCTCGGCTCCCGATTCCACGGCCACAACCGGGTCGGAGCCGACACGTGGACCACGGAGTGCGAGGTCGTGGCAGCGGAGCCGGGACGCCGATTCGCGTGGGCGGTACTGAGCACAGCAGCGGACAACCGAACCTCGGTGTGGTCCTTCGAGATCGCCTCCAACGGTTACCGCTGCCTGCTGACTCAGCGATACATCATGCGCAGCATGCCCGAAGGTCTGCGCCGGATCATGGCCGAACTACCCGCCGAGAAAGCCGAGACGTTCCTGGCCGATCGCCGGACCCAGTTGCAGCTCGCTCTGCAACAGACCGTCGAGGGCATCAAGAAGGCCGCCGAAAACCGCTGA
- a CDS encoding DLW-39 family protein has product MKKLFILAAVAGAVLLVVRRNRAAKAEADLWREATAEA; this is encoded by the coding sequence GTGAAGAAGCTGTTCATTCTGGCTGCTGTTGCCGGTGCTGTCCTGCTTGTCGTTCGGCGTAACCGTGCAGCCAAGGCCGAGGCCGATCTTTGGCGTGAGGCCACGGCGGAGGCCTGA
- a CDS encoding DUF3566 domain-containing protein, with the protein MTPPDKPQSSDEHSRQDADPTSVMTQAVDDNSAGTQAKGSAADSSRSRDSTAASTAAGEVGDSDSAAGSEASGESDGGEPQSRSGEFPDGTGTPPPWQRTSGVAESSVSSTTSPGAAGSGAGATEFEAAQETRSGSSVSATESRAFTSGAGGAQAETAHRETQDTSNPDAEDTQAIPHPLRDMGQPLQPDSEAAAASESGEASHAERTTVSFTGSGPGRSSSSAPASGARRPSRGPRRASLQLKRLDPWSVLKLALVLSVAMFFVWMIAVAVLYGVLGGMGVWEQLNGTFSELTQPENTVGEPLISAGRVFGAASIIGAVNIVLMTALATVAAFIYNVAADFAGGVEVTLSERE; encoded by the coding sequence GTGACACCTCCCGATAAGCCGCAGAGTTCGGACGAGCATTCCCGGCAGGATGCGGATCCGACCTCGGTCATGACGCAGGCAGTCGACGACAACTCGGCCGGGACGCAGGCCAAGGGTTCCGCTGCGGACAGCAGCAGATCGAGGGACAGTACGGCGGCGTCCACGGCAGCAGGCGAGGTCGGTGATTCCGACAGTGCCGCGGGGTCCGAGGCCTCCGGTGAGTCCGATGGCGGGGAACCGCAGAGTCGCAGCGGTGAGTTCCCGGACGGTACCGGGACGCCACCGCCGTGGCAGCGGACTTCCGGTGTCGCGGAATCGAGTGTTTCGTCGACGACGAGCCCCGGAGCGGCCGGCTCCGGGGCAGGGGCCACGGAATTCGAGGCAGCGCAGGAAACCCGTTCGGGATCGAGTGTCTCGGCAACCGAGTCGAGGGCTTTCACCTCCGGGGCGGGTGGCGCGCAGGCGGAAACCGCCCATCGGGAAACGCAGGACACGTCGAACCCGGATGCGGAGGACACTCAGGCGATTCCGCATCCGCTGCGGGACATGGGACAACCGCTGCAGCCGGACTCGGAGGCCGCGGCCGCTTCGGAGTCCGGCGAAGCCTCCCATGCCGAGCGCACCACCGTGTCGTTCACGGGGAGTGGACCGGGGCGCTCGTCGTCCTCGGCTCCGGCGAGCGGGGCCCGCCGCCCGAGCCGTGGGCCCCGTCGCGCGAGCCTGCAGCTCAAGAGGCTCGACCCGTGGTCGGTGTTGAAGCTCGCGCTGGTGCTCAGCGTGGCGATGTTCTTCGTGTGGATGATCGCTGTCGCGGTGCTCTACGGAGTCCTGGGCGGCATGGGCGTGTGGGAACAGCTCAACGGCACGTTCAGTGAACTCACGCAGCCGGAGAACACGGTCGGTGAGCCGTTGATCAGTGCGGGACGCGTATTCGGTGCTGCCTCGATCATCGGGGCGGTCAACATCGTGCTGATGACGGCCTTGGCCACGGTGGCGGCGTTCATCTACAACGTGGCCGCCGACTTCGCAGGTGGAGTCGAAGTGACGTTGTCCGAGCGGGAGTGA